The Cucumis melo cultivar AY chromosome 5, USDA_Cmelo_AY_1.0, whole genome shotgun sequence genome has a segment encoding these proteins:
- the LOC127149382 gene encoding uncharacterized protein LOC127149382 codes for MTSTSTSTDGPFYKINPSHHFYSLVSCLSHLEKTTHNIKAKLKPDQLALFRKTKFGHFLDLNIVFNGPLIHYLLLREVEDEGKDSISFLLGGVVCTFGRREFNIVTGLWGPKEDYIQLGGNSRLLEKFFKDKDCVYVSDLEDIFLEYEGDDDDIVKLALVYFIEISLLGKDRRTKVDIGFLKIADDWNSFNNYDWGRIVFVRTLSALKRALDKQYAKGKKKSTQTKKYTINGFPHALQVWAYESIPTIIGCGVDKVNDHAIPRMLRWVCQQSPKSQTISQVFDSPMVSRKKRIRLPSAA; via the exons atgacatcgacttcaacatcgaccgacggacccttctacaagattaatccttcccatcatttttattccctagtaagctgtttgtctcatttggaaaagacaacacataatattaaggccaaactcaaacccgatcaattagccttatttaggaaaacaaagtttgggcactttttggacctaaatattgtcttcaatgggccactcatccactacttactgttaagggaggtggaagatgaaggaaaggattctataagtttcctactagggggcgttgtttgtactttcggtaggagagagtttaacatcgtaactggactatggggtcctaaagaggactatattcagttgggtgggaacagtcgactgttggagaagtttttcaaagacaaggactgtgtttacgttagcgacttagaagatatatttttggaatacgagggtgatgacgatgatatcgtcaaattagctttagtctactttatagagatatctttgttgggaaaagataggcgaaccaaagtggacattggttttttgaagattgctgatgattggaattcatttaataattatgattggggtcggattgtttttgtacgcacgctaagtgcattgaaaagagccttggacaagcaatatgccaagggaaagaagaaatcaacacagacaaaaaaatatactatcaatggatttccgcatgcattacag gtttgggcatatgagtctataccaaccatcattggatgtggtgtagataaagtaaacgatcatgccataccacgaatgctgaggtgggtgtgccaacaatcaccaaagtcccaaactataagccaggtgtttgactcgccaatggtaagta GAAAGAAACGCATACGCCTCCCCAGCGCTGCTTGA
- the LOC103491526 gene encoding serine/threonine-protein kinase UCNL has product MDSSHPSSPPELDLHSLRPIKVLGKGAMGTVFLVHDRISDESAHFPFALKVVEKSSFASKVDAERRARWEIQVLSRLSFPKPHPFLPDIVGSFESDEFLGWAVPYCPGGDLNVLRYRQLDRVFSPAVIRFYLAEIVCALDHLHSMGIVYRDLKPENVLIQQSGHVTLTDFDLSRTLTRRTVKDVVSLENSGHEKPPIAVRRKPGRNLTRWIMSTSNVKNGSKKAKSARVSPVSRRKSSFTNGERSNSFVGTEEYVSPEIVRGDGHEFAVDWWALGILTYEMLYGATPFKGKNRKETFRNVLVKAPELIGKRSDLTDLIERLLVKDPTKRLGYVRGACEIKEHAFFNGVKWDLLTEVTRPPFLPHREETEWTGNLTLGCESITEYFHKQRSPPSFPPSPSSTTPSTSFSWQNDMSLTEF; this is encoded by the coding sequence ATGGATTCGTCTCACCCATCGTCCCCACCGGAGCTTGATCTTCACAGTCTCAGACCCATCAAGGTGCTTGGAAAGGGAGCCATGGGGACTGTATTTCTCGTCCACGATCGAATTTCTGACGAGTCTGCTCATTTCCCCTTTGCTCTTAAGGTCGTTGAGAAATCCTCTTTTGCTTCCAAAGTCGACGCCGAGCGGCGAGCTCGTTGGGAGATTCAGGTTCTTTCTCGTTTGTCTTTCCCTAAACCTCACCCTTTTCTTCCCGACATTGTTGGTTCTTTCGAATCCGATGAGTTTTTGGGTTGGGCTGTTCCGTACTGTCCCGGGGGCGATCTTAATGTCTTGCGTTACCGTCAATTGGACCGGGTTTTCTCTCCGGCTGTCATTCGGTTTTATTTGGCGGAGATCGTTTGTGCGCTGGACCACCTTCATAGTATGGGTATCGTCTACCGAGATTTGAAGCCGGAGAATGTGTTGATTCAACAATCGGGTCACGTTACTCTCACCGACTTCGATCTCTCGCGTACTTTGACACGTAGAACAGTAAAAGACGTTGTCTCTCTTGAAAATTCCGGTCATGAGAAGCCGCCGATCGCCGTAAGACGAAAACCGGGGCGGAACTTGACACGGTGGATCATGTCGACCTCTAACGTTAAAAACGGGTCAAAAAAGGCTAAATCGGCTCGGGTTAGTCCGGTGAGTCGTCGGAAGTCGAGTTTCACCAATGGCGAACGGTCGAATTCGTTCGTCGGAACGGAGGAGTATGTCTCACCGGAAATTGTTCGAGGAGACGGACATGAATTCGCCGTCGATTGGTGGGCTCTAGGGATTCTCACATACGAGATGCTCTACGGGGCGACACCGTTCAAGGGGAAAAACCGGAAAGAGACGTTTCGAAACGTTTTGGTCAAAGCTCCGGAGTTGATCGGAAAGCGATCGGATTTAACGGATTTGATCGAAAGGTTGCTCGTAAAGGACCCCACGAAGCGGTTGGGGTACGTACGAGGCGCGTGCGAAATCAAAGAGCATGCGTTCTTTAACGGTGTTAAGTGGGACCTACTAACGGAAGTCACGCGACCGCCCTTTTTACCTCATCGTGAAGAAACGGAATGGACGGGGAATTTAACGCTCGGTTGTGAGAGTATTACGGAATACTTTCACAAACAAAGATCACCGCCTTCGTTTCCACCGTCGCCGTCGTCAACTACACCGTCGACGTCTTTCAGTTGGCAGAATGACATGTCTTTGACAGAGTTCTAA
- the LOC127149478 gene encoding uncharacterized protein LOC127149478 — protein MSYRRSTFMETDDMFLQFEDDLDNNIAGGSSSVGDNTESSSQQTTPTPRRRAQSRLLELERHVAINGRIPMTIAPGAEKPISPHAVRFSQAIGVCVRKTFPVRCLKWTDVGREYIEVVKGDLQRFFVLDFNDQAMNRFVEHQMLTTFKEFRADCHKHFKKYSDPEEARANPPNALVGRDEDWHFLCDHYISRAFQEQSRTNKAARQKQPYNHSSGSKSFLQRQHELAERRGQPVDRVELFRETHVRAGTFVSQAAEDAHNQMLELQSQPIPEGSQPLSEDEICDQVLGRRPGYSKGLGWGPKPKARRTASASSSSTSCSQSTQKEIELQAKLHEALERIEVQDRNHQALASQVEAMKKMIEDLTRAQQGPPHDP, from the exons atgtcatatcgacgatcaacttttatggagacggacgatatgttcctccagtttgaggacgatttagataataacatcgcgggagggtcatcatctgtgggcgacaatacgg agtcttcttctcaacaaacgactccgactcctaggagacgtgcgcagtctcgactcttggagttagagcgccacgttgcaataaatgggcgcattccgatgacgatcgcccctggagcagagaagcctatttctccacacgccgttcgcttcagccaggcgataggcgtgtgcgtgcgaaagacatttcccgtccgctgtcttaagtggacggacgttgggagagaatacattgaggtcgtcaagggcgacctccag cgattctttgtgcttgatttcaatgatcaagcaatgaacaggtttgttgagcatcagatgctcacgacctttaaagagttccgggccgactgtcataaacatttcaaaaagtacagcgacccggaggaggctcgtgccaacccaccaaacgcattggttggacgtgatgaggattggcacttcctctgcgaccattatatcagccgtgcattccag gagcaatcacggacaaacaaggctgctagacagaagcagccttacaatcatagtagcgggtccaagtcgtttctacaacgacagcatgagctcgctgaaagaagagggcagccggtcgatcgtgtggaattgttccgggaaacacacgttcgagctgggacattcgtgtcgcaagccgccgaggatgcgcat aatcaaatgctggaactccaatcccagcctatcccagagggtagtcagccactctctgaggatgagatatgcgatcaggtgttgggtagacgaccaggctactcaaaaggccttggttggggacccaagccgaaggcccgcagaacggcaagtgcaagcagttcgtcgacatcttgttcgcagtccacacaaaaagagattgaattacaagctaaacttcatgaagctttggaacggattgaagtacaagatagaaatcaccaagcattagcttcacaagtggaagctatgaaaaagatgattgaagacctaactcgtgcacaacagggaccaccacatgatccctag